From one Mycosarcoma maydis chromosome 17, whole genome shotgun sequence genomic stretch:
- a CDS encoding protein kinase RIO2 (related to RIO2 protein) codes for MRLDATDLRYISSQEFRVLTAVEMGSKNHEVVPSSLAAQICGLHHSGINKLLGSLAKRNLIARVQNTKYDGYRLTYGGYDYLALRAFSKRDSVAAVGRRIGVGKESDIMIVSSPDQEQRVLKIHRLGRISFRAIKEKRDYMGKRKSASWMYMSRLAAAKEYAFMKILYEHGFPVPRPIDQARHCIVMSYIDAFPLRQIAVLPPDQIPLLYSALMKLIVRLARAGLIHGDFNEFNLLIREVTNTSDDEYEPDSGRAGPAKDSPSNTISRREHIDVQQNDGVDLEADLAEGQEIERGNGFERLIAPASLQTADHSQAQHFESEDEEDGDDNDNDDDDDDDDDDDDADAASNGQVHLGDDVTVEPILIDFPQMVSINHENAEYYFERDVECVRRFFRKRFRYHSDEFPRFQDVVPEFARKQTKLPKTAQNTDNLDGAKATPTTDAGDVRLDLLAKASGFGGSKQDRELEQYMSSLRLSTTEGMIEVADPADEHDASSSNEEDGDSEQTDESEDQESSDQDEDGSDADRADGQDDGITRKERKAAKVAAANSVKPSRGAARKALLDGDDSKIAQLVASDRAKASRRTEKHHGRKAHAGKGGRAHPGGKAKTGKARMISDSMDF; via the exons ATGAGGCTCGATGCAACAGATCTGCGCTACATCTCTAGCCAGGAGTTCCGAGTCCTGACTGCGGTCGAGATGGGATCCAAAAATCACGAAGTCGTTCCCTcttcgcttgctgctcaaaTTTGCGGTCTCCATCACTCTGGTatcaacaagctgctcggATCGCTCGCAAAGCGTAATCTCATCGCTCGTGTTCAAAACACAAAGTACGACGGATATCGGCTTACATATGGTGGATATGACTATCTTGCCCTGCGTGCATTCTCGAAACGTGACAgtgtcgctgctgtcggAAGGCGTATCGGCGTTGGAAAGGAGAGCGATATCATGATCGTATCCTCTCCAGATCAGGAACAGCGTGTTCTCAAGATTCATCGTCTCGGTCGTATCAGTTTTAGAGCCATCAAGGAGAAGCGCGACTACATGGGAAAGCGCAAGAGCGCCAGCTGGATGTACATGAGTCGCTTGGCCGCAGCAAAGGAGTATGCATTCATGAAGATCCTCTACGAGCACGGCTTTCCAGTACCTCGACCCAtcgatcaagctcgccacTGCATCGTCATGTCCTACATCGACGCTTTTCCCCTCCGTCAAATTGCAGTGCTCCCACCCGACCAAATCCCACTTCTCTATTCGGCTTTGATGAAGCTCATCGTCCGTCTCGCCCGAGCTGGTCTAATTCACGGTGACTTTAACGAATTCAACTTGCTCATTCGCGAAGTCACAAATACAAGCGACGATGAGTACGAACCTGATTCCGGCAGAGCGGGTCCAGCCAAAGATTCACCTTCCAATACCATCAGCCGACGCGAACACATCGATGTACAACAAAACGACGGTGTTGATCTCGAAGCTGATTTGGCAGAGGGACAGGAGATCGAGCGCGGAAACGGCTTTGAAAGGCTGATAGCTCCAGCATCATTACAGACAGCAGATCACAGCCAGGCTCAGCATTTCGAAtccgaagacgaagaggacggcgacgacaacgacaacgacgatgatgatgacgacgacgacgacgacgacgatgcggacGCTGCATCAAATGGGCAGGTCCACCTTGGAGACGACGTTACCGTCGAGCCAATCTTAATCGATTTTCCGCAGATGGTCAGCATCAATCACGAGAACGCAGAATA CTACTTTGAAAGAGACGTCGAGTGCGTCCGTAGATTCTTCCGAAAACGCTTCAGATACCACTCCGACGAGTTTCCTCGCTTCCAAGACGTTGTTCCCGAATTCGCTCGAAAGCAGACAAAGCTACCAAAGACAGCACAGAACACCGACAATCTCGACGGGGCCAAAGCCACACCAACTACGGATGCCGGCGACGTGCGCCTTGACCTCCTCGCAAAGGCTAGCGGTTTTGGTGGCTCCAAGCAAGATCGCGAGCTAGAACAG TACATGTCTTCTTTGCGCCTGAGCACCACCGAGGGAATGATCGAGGTTGCTGACCCAGCAGACGAGCACGATGCGAGCTCCTCTAACGAAGAGGACGGCGACAGCGAACAGACTGATGAGAGTGAAGATCAGGAAAGCAGCGACCAAGATGAAGACGGTAGCGATGCGGATCGAGCAGATGGCCAGGACGATGGCATCACCAGGAAAGAACGTAAAGCTGCAAAGGTAGCCGCTGCCAACAGCGTCAAGCCGTCTCGTGGAGCCGCTCGCAAGGCTTTGCTAGATGGCGACGACTCCAAGATTGCTCAACTTGTTGCATCAGATCGTGCAAAAGCTTCTCGTCGTACCGAGAAACATCACGGTCGCAAGGCTCATGCTGGCAAGGGCGGCAGAGCCCATCCTGGCGGTAAAGCTAAGACAGGGAAGGCACGCATGATCAGCGACTCCATGGACTTTTGA
- a CDS encoding sterol transporter (related to phosphatidylglycerol/phosphatidylinositol transfer protein) has protein sequence MHSRFIAVTLASLSLASQAVAWGCIGQDCNQAADQIAFSAPEPASYEGKVKSLAWEPTPGQGWQWSSCGTGDEVVNVESIVVSPDPPVPGQNLTVRAKGTVKDEVSDGTFADVIVKLGLIRLLARRFDVCEQARESNADLQCPLSAGEYELEHTVALPREIPPGKFNVHITGENQDGSNLLCLDLSIQFGFRR, from the exons ATGCACTCGAGATTCATTGCCGTCACTCTGGCATCCTTATCCCTTGCCTCACAGGCCGTGGCATGGGGCTGCATCGGACAGGACTGCAACCAAGCCGCCGATCAGATCGCCTTCTCGGCACCCGAGCCTGCTAGCTACGAAGGCAAGGTCAAGTCGCTTGCCTGGGAGCCCACTCCTGGACAGGGCTGGCAGTGGTCCAGCTGCGGAACCGGTGATGAGGTAGTGAATGTAGaaagcatcgtcgtcagccCCGACCCGCCTGTTCCTGGTCAAAACCTCACTGTTCGCGCCAAGGGTACCGTCAAAGATGAAGTCAGC GACGGCACGTTCGCAGATGtcatcgtcaagctcggtcTGATCAGGCTGCTCGCCCGTCGGTTCGATGTCTGTGAGCAAGCAAGAGAAAGCAATGCTGACCTCCAATGTCCATTGTCTGCCGGCGAGtacgagctcgagcacacTGTTGCTCTGCCTCGCGAGATCCCACCCGGCAAGTTCAACGTTCACATCACCGGCGAAAACCAGGATGGCTCCAACTTGCTCTGCCTTGATCTTAGCATCCAGTTCGGCTTCCGTCGCTGA
- a CDS encoding ESCRT-III subunit protein VPS20 (related to VPS20 - myristoylated subunit of the endosomal sorting complex) produces the protein MGATSSKGPKITPHDRAVLDLKLQRDRIKQYQKKIQVVLDREHEIARQCLLRGDKTKALTALRKRKYQESLIQKTDSQLETLEGLVSSIEFSQIQQSVMLGLQQGNAVLKEIHKEMNPESVERLLEETAEAQAYQREIDDMLATQMTAEEEDAVQSELETLEREAGIRIDDPQQTVVLPTAPQNEPVTKQQEVQPEAQSQTAQPAEAERQAILA, from the exons ATGGGCGCAACTAGCTCAAAGGGTCCTAAGATCACCCCGCACGACCGCGCCGTGTTGGA CTTGAAGCTTCAGCGAGACCGCATCAAGCAATACCAGAAGAAG ATCCAAGTCGTTCTCGATCGTGAACATGAGATTGCTCGACAGTGTCTCTTGAGAGGCGACAAGACCAAAGCTTTGACGGCGTTGAGAAAGAGAAAGTACCAGGAAAGCTTGATACAGAAGACCGACTCGCAGCTCGAAACGTTAGAGGGGCTC GTATCTTCAATCGAGTTCTCTCAAATCCAACAAAGTGTCATGCTCGGTCTGCAACAAGGTAACGCGGTGCTCAAGGAGATCCACAAGGAGATGAACCCCGAATCCGTCGAGAGGCTGCTCGAAGAAACAGCCGAAGCACAAGCATACCAGCGC gagatcgacgacatgTTGGCAACACAGATGACcgccgaggaagaagacgcCGTCCaatccgagctcgagacccTCGAGCGCGAAGCAGGCATCCGAATCGATGATCCGCAACAAACAGTCGTGCTACCAACAGCACCTCAGAACGAGCCCGTAacgaagcagcaagaggTCCAGCCAGAAGCACAATCGCAAACAGCGCAAccagccgaagccgagagGCAGGCCATATTGGCTTAA
- a CDS encoding uncharacterized protein (related to X-Pro aminopeptidase II), whose product MAVSWSRSSRILMGQLPRGSVGSNSVARRAASSAARPTDDVDPYSASSSRLASSSSNLPHSGDRSRTYGQPLPHSHPHLFPRRGVLGSEDAILRPGDAVPSGSLYDDGVGTVATEQLTPGIPKSEYEDRRKRLMDRLPDSSVVVAMSGRVKSMSGNIIYKFRQETNFWYLTGFQEPDSAVILEKDMSSPRGYKMTMFVQKRDEHNETWNGPRTGLDGAVDIFGADESFELDAAIFLNHLKQILPKYTHIYVEPPHQPSTPRRGTTASTKAGNILNYLSPPSTSSLDLFSKKSDFEAVVKLLGDTRKCHSLAREVERLRFKKSPNEIRVMKRAGRISGEAMAETMGFVRPGVSEAQLQAVFEYHCNLRGSQRPAYVPVVASGANALTIHYVNNDRLVGPDQLVCIDAGGELDGYASDITRAFPSNADGRFSEPQKDLYSAVLNVLKSCTSLSTESQCYTLADLHRRSVEFLRQELKQIGFNLTGGSLERVLYPHYIGHWLGIDLHDCASVERTTKLEQGVVVTIEPGVYVPYDNAFPKHFQGIGIRVEDDIAVQEDTNIVLSASAPKEVCDVEAACTRYLDRQHTNTERASWQPNLTL is encoded by the coding sequence ATGGCTGTCAGCTGGAGCAGGAGCTCTCGGATCCTGATGGGCCAGCTGCCACGCGGCAGCGTTGGAAGTAACAGTGTTGCAAGACGTGCCGCTTCCTCCGCTGCAAGACCAACCGACGACGTAGATCCATACtctgcctcgtcatcaCGCCTAGCTTCCTCGAGTTCCAATCTGCCTCATTCCGGTGACCGCAGTAGGACGTACGGGCAACCGCTTCCCCACTCGCATCCACACCTGTTCCCAAGACGCGGTGTGCTAGGCTCCGAAGATGCGATTCTGCGACCCGGCGATGCCGTACCCTCCGGCTCGCTGTACGACGACGGCGTCGGCACCGTAGCTACCGAGCAGCTCACACCTGGCATCCCAAAATCCGAGTACGAAGATCGACGCAAAAGGCTTATGGATCGTCTACCGGACAGCAGTGTCGTCGTTGCCATGTCGGGTCGAGTCAAGAGTATGAGCGGTAACATCATTTACAAGTTTCGCCAAGAGACCAATTTTTGGTACTTGACAGGGTTCCAAGAACCTGATTCCGCCGTGATCCTCGAGAAGGATATGAGCAGTCCGCGCGGCTACAAGATGACCATGTTTGTTCAGAAGCGCGACGAGCATAACGAGACCTGGAACGGTCCTCGTACAGGGCTCGATGGCGCAGTCGACATCTTTGGCGCCGATGAGAGTTTCGAGCTGGATGCAGCCATTTTTCTGAACCACCTCAAGCAAATCTTGCCCAAGTACACCCACATTTATGTCGAACCACCGCATCAGCCCAGCACGCCCCGACGCGGAACTACGGCGTCCACGAAGGCAGGCAACATTCTCAACTACCTCAGTCCACCTAGCACGAGCTCGTTGGATCTGTTTTCGAAAAAGTCGGATTTTGAAGCGGtagtcaagctgctcggcgataCACGCAAGTGCCACTCTCTGGCACGCGAGGTGGAACGACTCCGTTTCAAGAAGTCGCCCAACGAGATCCGTGTCATGAAACGTGCCGGACGAATCAGCGGCGAAGCTATGGCCGAGACTATGGGGTTCGTCCGTCCTGGTGTATCCGaagcgcagctgcaggccGTGTTTGAATACCACTGCAACTTGCGTGGATCGCAACGTCCCGCATACGTGCCCGTTGTAGCCTCTGGAGCCAACGCGCTGACGATCCACTATGTCAACAACGATCGTCTGGTCGGCCCGGACCAGCTGGTCTGTATCGATGCTGGCGGAGAGCTCGACGGCTACGCTTCCGACATCACGCGTGCCTTTCCGTCGAACGCCGACGGGCGCTTCTCGGAGCCGCAAAAGGACTTGTACAGTGCGGTTCTCAACGTGCTCAAGTCGTGCACGTCGCTCTCGACCGAAAGCCAATGCTACACCTTGGCCGACCTGCATCGACGTTCGGTCGAATTTTTACGGCAGGAACTAAAGCAGATAGGATTCAACCTCACCGGCGGATCACTGGAGCGCGTCCTGTATCCGCACTATATTGGACATTGGCTGGGCATCGACCTGCACGACTGTGCGAGCGTGGAACGCACAACAAAGTTAGAGCAGGGCGTCGTGGTGACAATCGAGCCGGGCGTCTATGTGCCATACGACAATGCGTTCCCCAAGCATTTCCAGGGAATCGGCATCAGGGTCGAGGACGATATCGCCGTGCAGGAAGACACCAACATTGTGCTGTCTGCAAGTGCGCCAAAGGAAGTGTGTGATGTAGAGGCGGCGTGTACGAGGTATTTGGATCGACAGCACACCAACACCGAacgcgcttcttggcagcccAATCTCACTTTGTAG
- a CDS encoding uncharacterized protein (related to COQ3 - O-methyltransferase involved in ubiquinone biosynthesis), whose amino-acid sequence MAITLGSIVGRIFETLCTLRLVPSIPTPFADRLACLDAAESSIDNEMYSTQSFDWSRSGLELLNPARVGYFMDKLDRLVSSLDRSRNHTITIVDLGCGAGLATEAIHAAIIRSARDKCLIKHTDSALFDANATYKLVGIDRSTRSIETARERARSKSMQIEYVVGDIYSLPFADASIDAVICSDVLEHLFDLPAAFSSISRVLKPDGIMCFDTINRTATSYYLTIWILQDVLRAMQGDAHDHRMYVTPHEVHTAMQRNRLKPGPATDLVGMRPGINLPPVAIYRLITGAGFINSVLAQFHLTNDLSISYLHWCRKLHPNHQPLDPVH is encoded by the coding sequence ATGGCAATCACACTTGGCTCGATAGTCGGGCGCATATTCGAGACGCTATGTACGCTCCGATTGGTACCGTCGATACCTACACCGTTCGCGGATCGTCTAGCTTGTCTGGATGCAGCCGAGAGCTCGATAGACAATGAGATGTACAGCACGCAATCCTTCGACTGGTCGCGTTCGgggctcgagctgctcaacccGGCGCGCGTAGGCTACTTTATGGACAAGCTtgatcgtctcgtctcgtctctgGATCGATCACGAAACCATACGATTACGATCGTCGATCTGGGCTGTGGAGCTGGACTTGCCACTGAAGCGATCCACGCTGCTATCATCCGGTCGGCGCGTGACAAGTGTTTGATCAAACACACAGACTCTGCGCTCTTCGACGCCAATGCAACCTACAAGCTGGTTGGGATTGATCGGTCGACACGCTCCATCGAGACGGCTCGAGAGCGTGCGCGGTCGAAATCGATGCAGATCGAATACGTCGTAGGAGACATCTACTCGTTGCCTTTCGCAGACGCTTCGATCGATGCCGTTATCTGCTCGGACGTGCTCGAACACCTGTTCGATCTGCCAGCAGCATtctcgtccatctctcGCGTCTTGAAGCCCGACGGTATCATGTGCTTCGACACCATCAACCGCACAGCTACATCGTACTACCTCACGATTTGGATACTGCAAGACGTGCTGCGCGCCATGCAAGGCGATGCTCACGACCACAGGATGTACGTTACACCACACGAAGTACACACCGCCATGCAGCGCAACCGCCTGAAACCTGGCCCAGCCACAGATCTGGTCGGCATGAGACCCGGCATCAATCTGCCACCTGTCGCCATCTACCGGCTCATAACCGGTGCAGGCTTCATCAACAGCGTGCTGGCCCAATTCCACTTGACCAATGACCTGAGCATTTCGTATCTGCATTGGTGTCGCAAGCTTCACCCGAACCACCAGCCGTTAGATCCTGTACACTAG
- a CDS encoding putative ketol-acid reductoisomerase — translation MNANVARTALRAATRSNTRRGVAGAARSLSIAATARPSLNKMVSAAAKPSLARGLKTIEFSEGIPEKVYEREDWPLEKLQDYFKNETFAILGYGSQGHGQGLNLRDNGLNVIVGVRKDGASWKEAIEDGWQPGKNLFSIEEAAEKATIAMLLLSDAACAQVYASVKDKMPNTHTLYFSHGFQITYQKETGFEAPKDKDIILCAPKGSGRTVRSLFLESRGINGSIAVFQDVSGKALEKVSAMGVAVGCGYLYETTFEREVYSDLYGERACLMGGIQGLFKAQYDVLRANGHSPSEAFNETCEEALQSLYPLVGANGMDYMYKACSTTARRGALDWAPEFEKACKPVLEKLYESVRNGSETRRALEFGNRKTYREDFDKETDAIAAQEMWKVGHKVRALRPENAAKGL, via the exons ATGAACGCAAACGTCGCACGCACCGCGCTCAGGGCTGCCACCCGCTCCAACACCCGCCGTGGTGtcgctggcgctgctcgatcgctCTCGATCGCTGCTACCGCCCGCCCTTcgctcaacaagatggTCTCGGCCGCTGCCAAGCCTTCGCTCGCTCGTGGCCTCAAGACCATCGAGTTCTCCGAGGGTATCCCAGAGAAGGTCTACGAGCGTGAGGACTGGCcgctcgagaagctccAGGACTACTTCAAGAACGAGACTTTTGCCATTCTCGGTTACGGCTCGCAGGGTCACGGTCAGGGTCTTAA CCTCCGTGACAACGGTCTGAACGTCATCGTCGGTGTCCGAAAGGATGGCGCCTCGTGGAAGGAGGCCATCGAGGATGGCTGGCAGCCGGGCAAGAACCTCTTCTCCATCGAAGAGGCTGCCGAGAAGGCCACGATTGCCATGCTTCTGCTCTCCGACGCCGCCTGCGCCCAGGTCTACGCTTCGGTCAAGGACAAGATGCCCAATACGCACACCCTCTACTTCTCGCACGGTTTCCAGATCACCTACCAGAAGGAAACTGGCTTCGAGGCTcccaaggacaaggacatCATTCTCTGCGCTCCCAAGGGTTCCGGCCGTACCGTCCGatcgctcttcctcgagTCGCGAGGTATCAACGGCTCCATCGCCGTATTCCAGGACGTCAGCGGCAAGGCTCTCGAGAAGGTCTCGGCTATGGGTGTCGCCGTCGGCTGTGGTTACCTGTACGAGACTACCTTTGAGCGCGAGGTGTACTCGGACTTGTACGGTGAGCGTGCTTGCCTGATGGGTGGTATCCAGGGTCTCTTCAAGGCTCAGTACGATGTGCTGCGTGCCAACGGCCACTCGCCCTCGGAGGCTTTCAACGAGACGTGCGAAGAGGCTCTGCAGTCGCTCTACCCGCTTGTCGGCGCCAATGGCATGGACTACATGTACAAGGCCTGCTCCACCACTGCGCGTCGTGGTGCCCTGGACTGGGCTCCTGAATTCGAGAAGGCCTGCAAGCCCGTCCTCGAGAAGCTCTACGAATCGGTGCGCAACGGCAGCGAGACCAGGAGGGCACTCGAGTTCGGTAACCGCAAGACCTACCGCGAGGACTTTGACAAGGAGACCGATGCCATCGCCGCCCAGGAGATGTGGAAGGTCGGCCACAAGGTTCGTGCCCTCCGCCCCGAGAACGCCGCCAAGGGTCTCTAA
- a CDS encoding uncharacterized protein (related to stomatin) yields the protein MSSVEQVTLGPGLNNDGVATKMPAMTSSAAPVTNGGGLVTVQPLRRSEMQPSYKQNLGLENIEHGFYGSLINGIGAVAGFFGQIPCCICCPNPFQEIEQGSVGLVSRFGMFYRSEDPGLTKINACSESLQRVDVRVSTTKIGSQSAITRDGVSVTVDSVLFWHVSNPYRASYGINDVRMALIERAQTTLRNVIGGRVLQSLVTEREQVALEVQEIVGDVADRWGVQVESILIKDIVFSEELQESLSSAAKQRRIGESKVIAAQAEVDAARLMRQAADILASKSAMQIRALESLQAMAKTANSKVIFVPMNLNDLSGDDSLPAGGTRPGASDAPVASGSGSGSRSGHMIPTAALSQLADM from the coding sequence ATGTCCAGCGTTGAACAGGTCACCCTCGGTCCAGGCTTGAACAATGATGGTGTCGCCACCAAAATGCCCGCCATGACTAGCTCTGCTGCCCCTGTCACCAACGGAGGCGGTCTCGTGACCGTCCAACCTCTTCGACGATCCGAGATGCAGCCCTCGTACAAGCAGAACCTCGGACTCGAAAACATTGAGCACGGCTTCTACGGCTCACTTATCAACGGAATCGGTGCGGTCGCAGGCTTCTTCGGCCAGATCCCatgctgcatctgctgtcCCAATCCATTCCAGGAAATTGAACAAGGCAGTGTCGGTCTCGTCTCAAGATTCGGGATGTTCTATAGAAGTGAAGACCCGGGACTTACCAAAATCAACGCTTGCTCGGAGTCTTTACAACGAGTCGACGTTCGAGTGTCTACTACAAAAATAGGCTCGCAGTCGGCTATCACGCGGGACGGCGTATCCGTGACAGTGGATTCTGTGCTGTTTTGGCACGTTTCAAACCCGTATCGGGCCAGCTACGGTATCAACGACGTGCGAATGGCGCTTatcgagcgagcgcagaCCACTCTGCGAAACGTGATCGGCGGTCGTGTGCTGCAGTCGCTCGTCACGGAGCGAGAGCAAGTGGCGCTCGAGGTGCAGGAGATAGTCGGCGACGTCGCTGATCGCTGGGGTGTGCAGGTGGAAAGCATCCTCATCAAGGATATTGTCTTCTCCGAGGAGCTACAGGAGTCACTCAGCTCTGCCGCCAAACAGAGGCGAATCGGTGAGAGCAAGGTTAttgctgctcaagccgaggtggacgctgctcgactcATGCGACAGGCCGCCGACATCTTGGCTTCTAAGAGCGCTATGCAGATCCGTGCGCTTGAGAGTTTGCAGGCCATGGCCAAGACGGCCAACAGCAAGGTTATCTTTGTGCCCATGAACCTCAACGACCTCTCTGGCGACGACAGCCTTCCTGCTGGAGGCACTAGACCTGGTGCCAGTGATGCACCTGTCGCTTCGGGttctggctctggctcgagAAGCGGCCACATGATCCCTACTGCCGCTCTTTCTCAGCTTGCTGATATGTAG
- a CDS encoding uncharacterized protein (related to PPX1 - exopolyphosphatase) produces the protein MPGQYERIYSYQTTRAATGRNQAIVRLIALLSFVAVSSVILFSLTDFVYWSQSRSQIHVLESISNSAQAATSHASSTTMDATSSSASDSRPGQSLDAFLLQAKQDTFTHLKPGSSSQATLTIIMGNEAGDLDSAACAIGLSYLLSRFGSPSGYDLPPSTYVPLIQSMHTDDVLRPENTAAFRAAGIMPDHVFCLDDLQKTLALELDSDVFAPSANVAIGLVDHPSLTGPWGGARAANRQVSIVIDHHEDVGDHPDAALRIIKSPSKDPVGSCSSLVAELFADRFATASTPDLGLREVADLLISAIIIDTDNLRGAPRGKATETDFDAIKTLLPASSFGNPHSADKIRETALSYSPLNSTWQVASVQPIESISPSTEIDSATHSAKIILAPFWQILSGSKQAVSHLSGRDLLRRDYKELDFTSPEASDPAQADVTLKLGFASVPISIVEWLHKDRPARQLADAADPKLEVKQAWAAWWKTLDDFMSERKIDIAVMTGSFRVPDGQVDAGKHKRELVLAFAPRTMSPSKASILWEELRKGLETDAHVASDQVERRLMLEEPWKGQRLPESAGGKKERVKGVDSDGKREHASTQDQPRWAKVYKQANTRANRKIVLPAVTTILKAAVKKL, from the coding sequence ATGCCTGGGCAGTACGAACGCATCTACTCGTATCAAACTACAAGAGCTGCAACTGGACGCAACCAGGCCATCGTTCGTCTTATCGCTCTTCTATCGTTCGTCGCTGTCTCGTCGGTTATCTTGTTCTCCCTGACCGACTTCGTCTACTGGAGCCAGAGTCGATCTCAAATCCACGTCCTCGAGTCAATTTCAAATTCTGCACAGGCTGCTACGTCACAcgcctcttccaccacGATGGATGCGACCTCGAGTTCTGCCAGCGATAGCAGGCCCGGGCAAAGCTTGGACGCTTTCCTACTGCAAGCTAAGCAAGATACGTTCACCCATCTCAAGCCAGGCTCCAGCTCGCAAGCCACACTCACCATTATCATGGGCAACGAGGCAGGCGATCTGGATTCGGCCGCTTGCGCTATTGGCTTGAGTTACCTTCTGTCGCGATTCGGATCTCCTTCTGGCTACGACCTGCCACCATCAACTTATGTACCCTTGATACAGAGCATGCACACCGACGATGTGCTTCGTCCCGAGAACACAGCTGCTTTCCGCGCAGCAGGAATAATGCCCGACCACGTCTTCTGCCTTGATGATCTGCAAAAGACGCTAGCACTCGAACTCGATTCGGATGTATTTGCACCATCAGCAAACGTAGCTATCGGGCTGGTCGATCACCCGTCCCTCACCGGGCCATGGGGAGGAGCTAGGGCAGCCAACAGGCAAGTCTCCATCGTGATCGACCACCACGAAGACGTCGGCGATCACCCCGATGCGGCATTGAGGATTATCAAGTCGCCATCAAAGGATCCTGTaggaagctgcagcagcttggtggcTGAGTTGTTCGCCGACCGATTTGCAACCGCCTCGACGCCCGATCTAGGCTTGCGCGAGGTGGCTGATCTCTTGATCAGCGCAATCATCATTGACACAGACAACCTCCGTGGCGCACCACGTGGTAAGGCGACTGAAACCGACTTTGACGCCATCAAGACGCTCTTGCCCGCCTCGTCGTTTGGCAATCCACACTCTGCAGACAAGATTCGCGAAACTGCTTTGTCGTATTCGCCGCTCAACAGCACCTGGCAAGTGGCGTCGGTGCAGCCGATTGAGTCTATCAGCCCGtcgaccgagatcgactCGGCAACGCACAGCGCCAAGATCATCCTCGCGCCGTTTTGGCAAATCCTCTCTGGCTCAAAACAGGCTGTATCTCATCTCAGCGGTCGAGATCTGCTGCGTCGCGATTACAAGGAACTCGATTTTACCAGCCCGGAAGCTTCCGATCCGGCCCAGGCCGATGtgacgctcaagctcggcttcgccTCTGTGCccatcagcatcgtcgaatGGCTGCACAAGGACCGGCCCGCACGCCAATTGGCTGATGCAGCAGACCCCAAATTGGAAGTCAAACAAGCATGGGCAGCATGGTGGAAGACGTTGGATGACTTTATGTCTGAACGCAAGATCGATATTGCCGTCATGACGGGTTCCTTCCGTGTGCCCGATGGCCAAGTCGATGCGGGCAAGCACAAGCGAGAGCTCGTGCTGGCCTTTGCACCGCGCACCATGTCACCCAGCAAAGCCTCGATCCTATGGGAAGAACTGAGAAAGGGACTCGAAACAGATGCCCATGTAGCGTCCGACCAAGTGGAGCGAAGGCTCATGCTCGAAGAGCCGTGGAAAGGCCAACGGTTGCCCGAGAGCGCCGGTGGGAAAAAGGAACGTGTCAAGGGTGTCGACAGCGACGGCAAACGCGAACACGCTAGTACACAGGACCAGCCGAGATGGGCCAAAGTGTACAAGCAGGCCAACACGAGAGCTAACCGTAAGATCGTGTTGCCCGCTGTGACGACGATCCTCAAGGCAGCTGTGAAGAAGTTGTAG